DNA sequence from the bacterium genome:
GAGTCCGTTCTTCTCGTATATCTTTCCTTCAGATGTTGAGCAGATAAGTTTAAGGTTGTGAGCAAGGCTTTCTATTCCGTTTTCCATAAATCTACTTGGAATTGGGAACAAATAAAAAAATCTTGCCAAGAAATACAGCAACCTCTCTCTAAATGGGACTCCTTTACCTCTGCGATGGGCAATTATTGTATTTAAAGCCTTTTCAATCTCGCTTGCCCTTGCCAAGAACGCTTTTTGAATGAAGGAGATTGGGTTTTTCATTTAATTTATTTAATGTTGTGAGCCCTTTTAAGAACCTCTCTATGAACTATATGCTGGGGCTCCAAAATCGCTATGCGATAAGCGGTTTTATCTATTGTGATTGCCTTATTTTTAGCCATCGCTCCTATGAATAAGAAACGATTATTTCCGAGCGAATGAAGGGGAATCGCATACTCCAAACACTTCCCTGATACAGTCGGCTTGAATTCCTTTGTCAACATAAATCTCTTCTCGTTTGCTTCTTCTATTCCTCCATACATTGAAATGTAATATCTTACTTTTATGCTTATATTTTTTGCCGTTTTAAGCATCAAGTAAAGGTTATCAGAATCACGACAAGCATAAATGTAGGTTATATCGGCTTCAGGTTCTAATATTTTCCATAAGATATCCTTCTGGGGGTCTATTATGAATGGAGGTATTCCCGTCCAATCCTCCGCCTTTCCATCCACTTTAATCCTTCCATTATTTACTAAATGTATTGGCAGAGCGTTCTTCTCATCCGCGAAAAGCTCGTTTGAACGGGCAAATGCAAACATAAACTTCCTCATTCTCGGCACAAGTTGGGTCTTGTATGTATTTATTGCCTCATACTTTAGTCGCACGATATCCTGCGGAAGTGAAAAGCTCCTCCAATGAAATCCCAAGCCCAAAAGGGTGGAGGGTGGTTTTATCGTTTCCTCCATTTTCAAACCTCTGGGGTAGGGGAAACGACCCCTGTGGACCACGTAGGTGTAGGTTTGGGGTGAGAAGTTATGTTTTTCTCTTATCTCCAGGAGGGCTATATTTACGAAGGAATTAACTGCCCAGTGCGTTGGGTGGGCATCCTCCGCTGAGGGAATGAAGATATGAGTGGGTTTGTAATCAAGGATTATTTTCTCCAAATCCTCAAGAAGGGAGCGTCCGCAATAGGGTGCGTTTTTATGATAGATGTTATTGAAGGGAGAAAAACGGGTGTGGAGGAGTGTATGCGTGTAGAGCTGATTATACTCCCAGTATTTTTCCCAAAGAAGGCATAAATCTGTATCGGGATAACCCAAGAAAATAACATCCTCTCTGGGCACACCGAGAAATTCCATTGCGGACAGAGTTTCCTTCTGTCTTTTCTCTCCGAATTTTATATAGTAGGAGGGTGGAAGTAAGACTTTCTTATAATGGATATGGGCAGCGTAGGAAAAGGACTCGCCGTTCGTCACGAC
Encoded proteins:
- a CDS encoding PIG-L family deacetylase, with amino-acid sequence MIRHIARTILFVFPLFFLLVFRHNPSGIGNQLYPLLPMPPLSEMKKIMVIAPHPDDETLACGGLIALARRKGIPVKVVVVTNGESFSYAAHIHYKKVLLPPSYYIKFGEKRQKETLSAMEFLGVPREDVIFLGYPDTDLCLLWEKYWEYNQLYTHTLLHTRFSPFNNIYHKNAPYCGRSLLEDLEKIILDYKPTHIFIPSAEDAHPTHWAVNSFVNIALLEIREKHNFSPQTYTYVVHRGRFPYPRGLKMEETIKPPSTLLGLGFHWRSFSLPQDIVRLKYEAINTYKTQLVPRMRKFMFAFARSNELFADEKNALPIHLVNNGRIKVDGKAEDWTGIPPFIIDPQKDILWKILEPEADITYIYACRDSDNLYLMLKTAKNISIKVRYYISMYGGIEEANEKRFMLTKEFKPTVSGKCLEYAIPLHSLGNNRFLFIGAMAKNKAITIDKTAYRIAILEPQHIVHREVLKRAHNIK